TCTTACGCTCAGATTGAGAAATCTGTTTCACTGaggtaaaattaaatattatttctgaaacatttaagtatttttctcaacgtcatttttattttttgtgagggtttttctttgaataaattCAGTGAAAGGTTGGTTTTGTAATTAAACaatgaaacttttttcttaatagccttttttgctcatttttcttaGGGTGCCAATAATTGTAGACAACACTATTTTCAAAATTGCACCGTCATGGAATATACACATTGATTATGTCTGTAATAGGGTGCAGCGACACATTTACTCCACAGGTTAAGACCCTTTAGGCCCAGcaatcaccttttttttttttttttttttttttgtttttcacattagTTTGAGTGCCTTGCAGTATTGTGTTACAATGTGGAATAAGTAGTTTTACTTGTTAAACTTAAGGCCAGTTGTTCAAATTACTTCAGATATTTTGTAAGATTTTTGGCGAGCCCCTTCAACAGTGCGTTCTGGCAGCTCACCACAAGAGCACGAAAAGACTCGCACGCAGCGTCTCTGCTGATCCCTTGCCCGTGCTCAGCCGCGAATACCTGGTGATGCCTTCAAACAGATGGTATACGCTTCCGAGGTCCCAGACTCGATGGGTTTTGCAATTCTTTTATTCCTCAATCAATTAAGCTTCTCAACTGAGACGGCAGGCCACTGAAGGAGGTGCTGTTACAGGCCTGTGTGCGATAAGTTCTACGTAAAAGAACAACGGGTGAAGTAGTTCTGCCCTGTTTAATGTGTGTATTGTGATGTCTTGATGTGATGTGTTAATGTACATGTTCATTTGATAACCAttgtttccttcatttatttcctcacatatacacacacacattttcagaaccgcttgtcccatacggggtcacggggaaccggagcctacccggtaacacagggcgtaaggccggagggggaggggacacacccaggacgggacgccagtccgtcgcaaggcaccccaagcgggactcgaaccccagacccaccggagagcaggactgtggtccaacccactgtgccaccgcacccccatctcaCATATACATTTTCCCCTTATATTTTTGTGGTTTTGCCCTTGGCGTGTAGTGTTCGTTGTAGGTTTGTAATATTTCATTGACCGATAGGGCTGctgtaatgcaaaacaaatttcagagaagTCTGACAAATTTCTATCAGTGTGTAAGATACCCTAGAGATTTCTTGTTGTACGGGACAGCAGCATATGAGGTGCGAATATATTTAAAGAGAAATGCGCTCTCCCACACGCTCCAAGACctctataaataatttaaatacatatagtTTCAGACATGCTATCAggtatgaaaaaagaaagataagCACTCCGAAAACATACACACGCTCAGAGTTATGTACAAGTGTAGCCGTACCGAGACAGATTTGCGAGGCAACCTTTCGGAGAAGGTCCCTTTACGACCCATAATGGATAGTCTTGCCCCTGCATAGAGTGAAATGGTATTATTTTTTCTaccaccacagcagcagcaacataaCGTGCCATTAAATGAGATTAAATGATGGGCAACAACCACCCCTCCAagcgcacgtgcacacacacacacacactcacacacacacacaaaagaactTGGTGTGTAAGGCAATTGATTTGTGTTGGATTCAATCCTTTTAAATGCATTGCTGTTGTAGATGTGGCTTCAGTCACATCACAGAGATGGACTCACCactatattttattatactCGTTATGTTTGTGTCACAATACTTGTACTATATAGGATACATACAGTACGTATCTGAGCGCAATGACAAACGTGCCCAAGTAAACCCACCCTGCTGCATCACCTATCTTTATCCTCTCACTTGGATTTCTCTGCatctttttgtgtcttttaatatcatttatccttagttgttttgtttttttacaggaTATGGGAGGGACATTGTTAATTGTACTGTTTGTCTTTACACCCTCGCCCTAGAAAACACACGTGTTGTCTGTCCGGCACCCTGGTAGAGTAGAACCTCCCATCATCATTGTTGTGTAGTGAGAGATGTTTCattcaaatattttgaatatcgttcccacaatgcattgctcTCACTGGCCTTCTGCACGCACCTGCAGACCTGCAGGAAGTGACAGAGTCACAAGAGGTGTGAAGGTGAGTCAGAAGAATAGGTGATGGATGACTCGTGCAGAATTGTGGGTAGAAAAGACAGTGGCGCGGGTCCGTGGGTTGAAAGAGTAGGTAGAAACTCTGTTAAACTAAAAGTCAGCTGTTCCTTGGCATATACTAGTTTTGTTATTCTTATGGGATTGAATGTTCTTCAGTTCTTTCTGAACTGtacaatttactcatttggaTTTTGGTTTTAAACTGGACCAAGTTGGGTACCCTGTTGCACACCTGTGGAATGGGCTAGATAATTATAGTTATATCAATACATAGGCAGATGAACTTTTGTTTTAGAGTGCCTCATAGCTGAGTAAAAAAGGCTAATGTGTAGTGTATAAATAATGTACTTCACATGTCAGGTTTGTGTTGTCTGGAAAGCCATAAAAGTGCCTATTAACCATTTtaacagcttttattttaatttttaaaagaaatgacattttcagaaacGGCATACtgcagaacaacaaaaaattaattgcatggtcattttttttttttccccatctgcaGATGGCTATGCTTTCTCCCAAGATGAGAACGGCATAGTTTCTCAGTCGGAGGTGATCCGGGCCTACGACACTACCAAGCAGCGAGCAGATGAGTGGTGAAGCCCCACCTCCTTGGGGATGCCCCACCTTCTGGCAAGAGGCATAATCTCAGTACCAGTCAGCAACAGCTGACAGGACTTTAATCCTGGAGTTTACAGatgtgggggtggaggtgaaAATAAGGAAAACTGATTCCCCCCCCATGTGTTCTCACGAGTAGTGACACGGAGGCTGCGCTTGCAACCTGAAAGTGTGTGGTCAGTGGTGATTGACAGTCCTCAATCAGTAAAACAACTTAACCTCCTGCCAAACTTTGGTCCCACTGTGGGCAAACTGGGATCAGGCTTGGAAAGATCCAGAAGAGCTCCTCATATATCAGAAACACAATGGAATTTGCGTGCCATGAATAATtctgaaggaaataaatatgaacatgtgGCACAAGAATTCGTGTAATTGTAAAGAGGTTTCGAAAGCAATGCATGTGGACTGAAATTTGTTTGGCCAACCTTGCAAGAGTATTGATtgccaaagagaaaaaaaaaattgatctgCTTTTAATTGtactattactgttattattgttattattttccattttagtCCTTGATTGTTGAATGCAGTTTTACTCTGTAATCTTATGACAGTTAAAATTATAGTCATTTACACCCTGGAGCATAAAATGAATCTCTTCAAACCAGATGTCTTGGTAACATTTAAGTTTGTGATTTATGTTTGCACAGTGTTGTTTACTATATTATGATGCCTTATACGTGCAGTTCTTCTGGCCTTTGGttgtaattatcattatttttttaaattataaaataggTTGTCGTCGTGCCTTTTTATCTTccttttataaaatttaaacacGTAATGAAgtagcatttttaaatttctaccATTTTGTACTTTTGGAGCGCTGTTAACAATGGACTGTGTTGCGCATGTTGCTCTGGTCGCAGTGACCCCATCCGTGCCTGACCAAATGTTTTGGAGAAGGGATGCTACTGGCACTACcttgtgtgtacgtgtgtgatGTGGATGTTGTGAGTGATGAGGTTTTGAATTCATTCTCGTGAAGACAGTGCAGTGAGTGTCACAGTTTATTATTCCTCAAAATGTAGGTGTTATTTCCCCGTGGAAACAAAATATTAGGCCACATAAATGAATTgcaattagatttttttacagaaacattaaaatttgGATACAAAAAGATCAATGTTAGATTAACCTgaattttaaacttattttcattttgtaatttttttttttttgattcacTGTAATTTGAATAACAAAGTGTGTTAAATTAACTCAGTGATTATCTAGTGTGATTATTATTAGTGGGCATCTTTATGTTCATTTTatgagcttctttttttttcttctggaagGAGTCTTTTTGTTCCtatgaggaattttttttttcctattgtgGTGGATTATTGCtcaaagttgtgtgtgtgtgtgtgtgtgtgtgtgtgtgtgtgtgtgtccacctccACTCCACCAGTGTGACAGGACCTTCCCTGACCATCCCGGTCCCACAGGTGGATATTTGGTCAGTCCCACGGATGTTCCACTGTCAGTCTTGTCATTCTTACTGTCAGACACGCAGTGATTTCTCCTGATTATCATAACCTGTTGCTGTATGTCGTTGTCAGAAGCATGTTTTAACTTTTGACAGTGTCTTGATTATCGAGGGCATGGCGTCTCAGTAACTTCTGAAGCCTTTTTCTCGACATGATACAATACTATATGAATATACATGACTGTTCAATCACTCAGAGCTGTGATGTTCAATGTTCTGGAATGAAGTTTTCGAGGTTTCCTTTATCCAGCTGAATGTCTGCTTTCTCATTGGTATCTCAGTGGATTCTCACGTACTGTTGGTTGACTTTGTTTGAACGAAGTTTCTGGCTCCCGAACGGACTCTGCACGGGAGATACTGAAGAACTGCTCATTGCGTTCAAAAAATggttaccttttttttttttccctctcccccACCTCCCAACCTTTTATTTGGTTGTGGATTCCTCTTATGACCATTGTATTTATGATggtttaaatttatatataatatatagttttttttttttttttttacttctgttgAGATTCTTCTGCATGTAGGTTTTAAATGTTCTCTTTTGTTGAAATAAACTttagaaaatggagaaaaacatctagtAGTAGGTTTGTGGGGGgttttttaaggaaaaagttCAGTATCACAAATTGTTTTGCACTCCTGTCGTCTCGTATGCAtaactgtattaatttaatatgaataaaattgtGTAGATGGCTGTTGAAACGTTATAGGCCCAGAACGGATCTAATCAGTCCTCCTATCGGCGCAGAGATTTCCTCGGATTTTGGCTGTCCTGGTGGAGGACTGAACACCCCCGCTTGTCCAACAATATggtgtgtaaatacattttataaaccGACTCCTGAAAACcgacaacattttttttccttatgtcaCTTTATAAATGTTCCACAGAGATATTTATAATTCCCTATATAATATCTCCAGTTTTTAAGCAGCAGCCATCTTCGGAAATGAACCATGTGCATGtaactttactttttttggTGTACTTAATTTATTTCTAATCCGCCATTTCACCTCTGATTTATCAAATCAATTTTCAGCTTCAAAAAGTCAAAAAATGGGCATGGGTGACATAGTGGGTAGAGCCATTACATTTTAACTGATGGTCCTAGGTTCAAATGTCACTCCCACTTAGCGATgcacttaccctgcattgatacAGTTGGAATAACCAGCTACatacagtgctacttgaaagCATGTGGACCCCTTGTGTtctttagttttaccacaaaatggttatttaatgagaatcagtgtttctcatgtgacataataggtgtgtagtgaccaattccatatgttgatttaaaggaaatcatgtgtgtagtagaaacacacaagtagtgcaggtgcaaaaataagtgaagcccaagttggactggttacaccaagtaggtaagtagaatcaagcGTGTAAATCATCgtcctttattcattttatgagttTGATTTTATACGAGAATAATGActatccctatagggttcacacattttcaggcagccgtgtaaatgtgtaaatcactgtaaatagctcagtgtacaaacctaactgTATGTTGCCTTGGATACAAGTGCCAGGTAAATAATACATGACTCATTGCACTGAGAGTTTTTAAAGTAAATCTTCCAGGTGGCTTGGTTGTCTGTTGAACAGCCATTGTCGCAGGGCAACTCACAAACTGCACGCATCTTGAGTCTGTCGTTATACCGTCTTTGTATGTCtctgaaaataatgtttattttgaataCGAAAAGTGAGAAATGAGGAACGTCGAAGCCCATTTTAATTCACTGCTTCTCAAACAGCAGAGAGCTGTGAGTTCGTTGTTGTTCCATGCTCCAGCCTTTGGCATAATCTGTCATCAGATTTTGCGTTGCTTGGTGGATGTGATGCTGACAAGGTGTCTTACACAAAATGTAcctgtccccccccaccaccaccacctcacaCCCCACAGCTGCTTTTGCCATGTTCGGTAAATGTCCTGAATCTTGTATTAGCAATGCTAAATTGGTAATGGAACCGCATTTTACAAAGGTCCTGCCAACTTCCCCTGTATGTGGTCTTGTTTATGAATCACAAACAGATGATTATACTGACTGTGAAAGTGGTCcaccaaaaatgaaatataaacattCTGTCTAGACAGGATgtagcacttttttttctgaacacacatttctcaaataatgtaatattGAGTAATGTGACAAATACATTAGGAATACAGTGATATTTATTATTCAAAAATGTTGGGTTACAACACATTAATATTCCTAAAGGATCTTGTGTTCAGCCCAAACTAAGCCTAGGCCCAACATTTATTAAATCGGTAATTAATTCAATTGCAAAAAGATATCCGTTGGTCAGTTTTCACTAAAGACAACAAACTCCTAACAGGACCTTGACTTTTTTCCTCATAGTTTTCTTCCCAGCAAACTTGGGCTGATATCAGGAAAtgcaagaataaaaaaaacaaaataaataaacaggaagCCTCCTGTTTTCATGATATGCACGTGACATATTAGTGCACCCCACTGCTGACAAACAGATGGCCTTGTTTGGGCgttatttattattcagtttCATGTCCCAGGTCAGTGCCTTGCCCCAGTAGACTTTTCCTGCTGATCTGTGGCCCCACCAAACCTCCACCCCCTCCAATATTCTAGACTGTATCTTGTTACTGTGGGTGCGCCAGTGTCATAAACACAACTGTTATGTCTGCTTGTGATGGTCAAAAGTATGGTCACGTTCCAAAGGACTCCCCTTCACTTTGTCCGAGTACATTGCTGCTTCTGTCGCCATGACAGCTATTCGCTCTCACCTCGGTGTGACCCTAAGCCATGACGGTTGTTGCACAAGACCGCTATGAAGCAGTGACCCAGTGGAAAGGTACCGTGTGACTACGGGCGCATTTTTACCCTCAGAACATATGGAACGGAGCAGCTCGGGTGAGTCACGGAAACGGCTCATGTGTCCCTCCGTCCACCCGCTGGCCAAGCCATGCCCCTGACGTCGTCCGTTTTCCATGTTCTCCTACTTTTACTGGAATTATTAGGTCTTCTATTAGTTTTTCCCTTCCTTATGAAGGACGAAGATTGTCAGCATCATTTATATTCCCTCAAAATTCGTCACTCGGTCCAACTCccgaaaaatttatttttaatatttgccaTGAATATGAGAAAAATGTTGGGCTCATTTGAACATGTGACTGATTTCTTTGACATCCCGAAAGGCTAAATAATGGAAGGACAGAGTGTAGTTTAagagaatgaataaaaaaagtgcATACTCGAGTAGACATAGCAAGAAATAGCAAGTCACACCTGGTGTAAAAAGTGCACTCTTGCACTGTCAACCACCTGGGTGTGGGGAGAGTCTTCCCTCCCAGAATTCCCCCTGCTCTGTACCTGAGTCTCTAAAGGAGTCTCAGTTGGACCCCTCTCCCTGCTGGGTGATCTCCAGGGTGAAGTCCCTCGGTCGACTGCCCCGGTCTCAGGCCTCCTGGACCTCCTGCTCAAAGGGACCCCCGCTGTGTTTTTCCCTCCCACATGGTAGGACGCGCCGGCCTGCTTCTGTCTTTAATTTCGGAGTGTTGTCCACCAACAAGCGCTCCTGCAGCGGTGATCTTCTGCAGGACAGCAGCCTTCAGTAGAGGTGGTGTTCTGAGCCCATCAGCTCTGCCCAAAATCAGCAAAACCCTTCGTCGCAGAAAAGGGTTCAGGCTGCATGGGGAAAGGAAAGTACTGCTGGGAGAGGAGGAAGCCGGTGCTCGGGGATGGGTGTAGGGGCTGGTGGAGCTGCAGtgtggtgtgggtgtgtgtgtgggtgtgagagaCACCCCCTTGAAGGCAGGTAGGGGTAGAGTAAGGAGGAGGTGGGGGCGGAGGTAGTGTAGGTTGCACTTGGGCCGGGGACAGGGCTGGAGTGGATGCTAGGCAGGACGGCTGTGACTGCTGCTGCCCCTGAGCCACATCCACCCTCCCAAGGGAGAAGCGACGCACAGAACTGCCTCCGCCTGCCGAACTGGAGCTGGTGGTGCCGGTGCTGGACTGGCGGGAGGGTGTGCGCAAGCTGGGTGGTGCCGTCGTCAGGATCATGGGTATGGTCTCGCCTTGACAACTACGCAGGGAGAAGCGGATGGGCTGCTGGGTCGGCTGCTTGGGCCGGAGGCAGGTGCAGCAGTAGACGGCCACAAGGGAGCCAATGACGACAAAGGCCACGAAGATGGAGCCCACCATCAGGAACGGCACGTAGATAGGCTCTGAAGAACCGAGGGAAGAAGGTCATTCAAACCGGTGAGAACTGGCGTGAGTCTATGCCTTTCACAGGGTTGCACAACCCCTACTGAACCTatcctcccacaatgcactgcacaaATATTCCACATGGAAAAAGCAACTCAATCAAAATAAACGGCACAATATTATGTAAGCTATTTTCTATGTTTTCTGATAATAAGAATTTcaagtaaataaagtaaataaagttaaatttaaatatgcattattttacaataacatctgaaaaatgcattttagtgTAATTTTGACTTTAACTgaagttattttaatatttagacAATTTCTCTTTTCAAGACTAAATGCACAGCTTAAGTGCTTATTTAAGGAATTCCTCAAGCTGTCCAACTTTAAAACATAGAACTTGTTTTACAGAACTGAACACCTCCAGAACAATGGTTTCCATGTTGGAGACAAACACTATCCAAACCTGCAAGGATACAACTTAAGTCATACATGTCCTCAAGTGTCagatttcctgagctgtgtCATTTATGTTCAAGACCATGGATTACATTACACTGGAGAGGGCCTGGCATATATAAAAAGAATGtacaaaaggcaaaaaagaaagcagatgtgtatgaaacatgatttttttatgaGATTAACCCCGTTAATATAACTccatgagtaaatcagtgcactgGTTATCGGCACTGCAAGTTAATTTAGTTGCTGAAGGACCCAGCATGGATGTAATTTAATATGTTAATCCTGGGAGAATTTTAGGATGGCTCTGCCAGTAATTACAAGAATCTCAGTAATAAAAGCCACAGACACTaacttttttcccctgcttGGCCTCTAAACAATTTAAAGTGTACATTTGTTTGCATGGCTGATatcataatttcattaataaccttttggtatttttaattttttttcttgcaatttgctatatacagtaaattcaGAATCTGAACCGTTATTAGTCCTGTTGGATATCCAGACATCTGAAGATGCCAGCCTGACATTGCAATAATTCTAATGCATGGAAACTGGCTTTCCCTCATTTTAGTTTAAACCCTCTGATCACATTGATAGACTCTTAAATATGTCCAGAAACtaatattattatgatttgAAGAGGAGGgattatttgttttgtgttgtatatCAGAGATACTGCTCaagataaactgaaataattcagtCCTTTGTGTCTTAGACTTTTAATCTCTATCATTCCGTATGCTTTGTTAACCCTCTCAGGGCCAAATTAATGCTAGCAGTAGGAAAAAATCTTTACCAcctgatgctaatttgcaacatctgcctggagaggcttaaagtaaaaacaaacttttttaaaattttattgttgAATTTAAAAAGACTTCATTTACATATAGTCACTGATACTGATATTTATCAAAAAGATTGTATTTCACACACATGTCTATTTCAGGATTTACCCTGATTTAATAGCACTGTACATGCAAGCAGACACTGaattaaagaaatgcattaGCTGATGTACCTCAAAGTTCATAAAAGCATCCTGCTTCTAAACTTACCGAAATACACttaattttaacaatttaaagaaCACTACTCCATTTGTAAATTCTTGTAGCTGTCAGAATTATTGATCTTATTGGTTTTTGTATTATTGCAGATTTTACTTTAGCTACTTTGTAATTACCTGGATGTTCCCCTCtaagtataaatacatattagCCTTCAccaataatatttaatatatgattaatttcataaattttgCCTGTTCTACAGTGTGGGATTTTTCCTTGAATTAAGTGTATTAAAAACTCtagctcacttttttttctgatgacCTGTCAGCTAAGTTCTACTCAAATAAGTGACTGACACCCAAACACACGTTGACCCTCTTTGGACAGCAGCTCCTGACTGTAGCTCATTTTTGATAATGTTAAAATtagaaaactaaataaaatgacattctTCGTTCACCACATCATTGAGTCTTGTACAGTCCATAATAACTATTTTTTTAGGGCTTTTTATACCAGCCCTATATGATGACTTTCCATAGTAAACCGTGTTAAATACAATCACACTCTCTTCAGCTACTTAattcctttgctttttcttccaATGTGATTCTATTTATCTGGTTTGAAATACAAAATTGCTGATAAAACACGTGAAAATCGGCTTGGTTTagtgttacatttaaaaaataaaaaataataaaaatctgtattttgaCTGAAGTTCTAAAACGTTCTCAAGCATAATACTTTTTTTGCCGTTTTTGATAAGGGAGCCTTAGTGTATTAAAGAAGTAAATCTTCAGATTTGCGATTTTTCCGAAAAGTCTTTTACAAATGTGTATtacttaaaaatgttaatgttggaAACCAATgttaagaaaaatattgatCAAACAAGTATCAAGGAATGAAAAGGCATTTTAAGGGACATAatgataaatacacattttgattttttgtcTTCTCAGTATTTTGATCCGTGACTTCAGCGCTCTGGGAACAGCAGTTattaaatttctgcatttttaaacgAGCTCAACGCTATCAtaacagtgtgtgtttatgggtgTGATACTGGAGACAATATTTTACTGCtgtattatgtatatttcagtgtttcaagGTTGTTTTTGAGCTTATGCTTTTATCCAGCTATTTCAGTATTTATCCTGTTTTTACGTGGCTGTTTTCTGCTTCGGGAGTTTTAATCACTTATTTTGATGTACTGGAGCCCACAACCTCCTGGTCACAAGACCATTTCCTGAGCCGCTACAACACCTGTTCAAGTCGCCACGAACTAATACCTCAGTCGAAATGTACTGCATCATGTTCATAACCCATGACAGTACCAATGTAGCTTATAAATGTTAATTCGTTGCACATCAGACGATTTTATCTCTTTGCCCCATTTGTATTGCAGGGGATTTTCAGTGCGTTAATCCAGGTTAAgcaccctgatcaagggtactacacaggagcgggactcgaaccaacaaccttctgcCCGACAGTCCCCGGGAGGCCTGAGTACTCACGGGCTGCGAACTGGCTGTTCTCCAGCTCCCTGTCGTTGGTACAGCTGCCCTGGTCGAGTCGCGCGTCCACGGCCGCGCAGCAGTAGCGCAGGGAGCACGAGCCGCAGCACACGGTCGCGTCCAGCGTGTCCATGTCCTCCGGGCACTGGAAGCCCTCGTGGTAGTTCCCGCTGGAGTCGAGCCACCCGTGGCAGTACTCCCCCTGGGCGTCGGACACGCGCAGCATCCACGTGAGGTACCCGAGCAGGAGGCAGGGGAGCAGCCGCACCATCCCGGGaggtgaggatgaggaggtCGGCGATGATGGTGGCGATGATGGTGGCGATGCCGGGCCCGGGCTACAGTAttgtgatgatggtgatgatgattgtggtggtggtgatgatgatgacgactaGTATGATCCTCACACGCGCTGCCCTTTCCCTCGTGAACTCCGCTGCGCTGCTTAATATTGGACTTTTCGGGAAAATGTCCTGGAGAGAATTAATCTCTGGATTTCCtcaattaaacaaatataaCGGTTTAATTTGTTTGGGGGTGAAAGTCTTCAGATCTTCAGCGCGCCTCTCTTATAATCCCCGATGAGAAAGTCATATTTCTCTCCATCCCCAAGGATCCATCCGAAGATCACAAATGCGGAGTGACAGGAACAAAAAACGGATAAAAAGCCACGGCTCGCGCTGCCTCGGACATTTCCCACGAGTGGGAATAAACCCGCCGCGGTGTGACTGAATTAGGACAATATTTAAATGACTTTCCAGCTGCGCCGACAGTTTTGACAGTCGAGACGTGGGATGAACGCGCACTTTGCAGCGACTCCGCGCGCCGACGTGCTACGAGTTCCCTGCAAACACGCGCTCCTTGAAAACTGTAATAATTTCTCACCTTGCTGTGAAACAGAAGTGCTACGTAGGAGCGCAGTTTGTTCTGCGCGCGTCCCGAGTGACGAGGCGCTCTGCTCTCGCGgatctgctctcctcctccagctgctccccGATCTGCGCCTTTTAGTGAGCGCCGCGGAGACGCGCCTCtcggacgcgcgcgcgcacgtgtcTCCCTCCCA
Above is a genomic segment from Scleropages formosus chromosome 5, fSclFor1.1, whole genome shotgun sequence containing:
- the shisa3 gene encoding protein shisa-3 homolog, which produces MVRLLPCLLLGYLTWMLRVSDAQGEYCHGWLDSSGNYHEGFQCPEDMDTLDATVCCGSCSLRYCCAAVDARLDQGSCTNDRELENSQFAAQPIYVPFLMVGSIFVAFVVIGSLVAVYCCTCLRPKQPTQQPIRFSLRSCQGETIPMILTTAPPSLRTPSRQSSTGTTSSSSAGGGSSVRRFSLGRVDVAQGQQQSQPSCLASTPALSPAQVQPTLPPPPPPPYSTPTCLQGGVSHTHTHTHTTLQLHQPLHPSPSTGFLLSQQYFPFPMQPEPFSATKGFADFGQS